CAAGGCTGTTAGTTCCAGTTTGGGAGTAACCTTATACAGCTCTACGAGATGTTACATTTCCATCTTTGAAATGATGTTTTAACTAAAATCACATATAGAGCCAACATTAACCCGAAAGTCTGTATTTTAGACTAGTGCATGGGTGAAAACattgaagaaaaatgttaaaagctaATTATGTTACCACACAAAGATTAAGTCTGACTTCTGTACAAAGCAGCCTTCCGTACAGACCCAGATGAAGACAGTAATGGGTCTTTGGTATTATCATGCAGACCGTTCTATATATATGCTACCAGAACCAAGAACCAAAGGGTTCTCTGACCAGGGAGGGAGATGGCACACAGCAGTACTTAGCAGTTTCACTCTTGGTGTGACCTAGTCAAACAGTACAACCACTCAGCAAGTGTTTCAAAggatttattttacaaaagaatagTACCTTTGAACCAGCCAAGTTCAAAGTTAGAAGAAGGGTACAACTTCAGTTCTGGATAATGCCTCTGTATTTCATTCAAAGCCACTAAAAAGGAAGAGATCATAATAAAATGGTGAAGCCATAGAGTGAGGAATCAATTCGTAAAAGCAGCTCTATCCTCAGCCCAAACCCTTGCCACCCAGAGAATTTTTTGGTTGAGACCTCCGGAAAAACAAAGCTTACTGCAACCAAGGGATCTCCCAACTATCTCTTCtactgtaattttaatttcaatcaCCTGATCATGTGGGCAATATCCCAGCTGGTCTCTGCAGACAGGGGTCCCTCTATTTCAACACCTTTTTCAGTTACAGTGGCGATTTGAAACTGAAAGAAAGCAGAGATCTCAATGAAAATGCCAACCCTTATGTGAAAGAAGTCCCTGGTCAAAGGTCAAGTGGAGGGTCTTTCCCAAAGGTGAAAACAGGAGACACAGAAATGGGGCACTCTGCTTCAAAGTTTAGAGACTCGGGGATTGCAAAGCCTGCCAATTAGCTCCGCATCACTTATTATTCACACTTCTCACCCGGTTATAAGAACGGGCATCTCGATAGTACAGCACTCGCATGCAGCGTTCCACTAGCTCTTGGGCCTCAGTCTGGCTCAGCACTGGCTTCTTCTCCAGAACTTCTCGCAGCAGAGGCTAGGGAtatcgggggtgggggtgggggggaacatgGGAGATATCACGAGCTGAATACCAGGCGATTTGTCGCAAATCCACAGTGTGAAAAGAATCATAAATGAGTGAAAAGGCGACATTCCACCTACTGCCTCAGCAAAATGAACTCTGCTTACTTGTGCTAAGACCCACTTGAAGGGGAAATTCTAGGGTGTCCTCTCTTAGCACATGTATACTGACTCCCTCCAGGACATACCCCACCGTGTCATTATGGCCTCTGGACCAAAAAGAAAACCATCCGCCCAGCAGTACAGATCCTAGCCTGTTCCTCATGTCAGAATTTCAAGGGTAGAACAAGCAGACAACCACTAACCCCCCCTGCCTTCTGTCTTCTATCCCTCATCCCTCAATTGGCTACTTACCTGAGCCAAGTATGCACCATAACCGGTGGCCACCGAAGGGGCTTCATAGGCTACACCAAGCATGTCCACGTAACCCAGGAAGCTAACAGGACACAATAGGTCATCTTAGGTTTCTGTATCTTAGCTGTAGGAAGGGACCATGGGGTCTGAGGTAGAAGTGGGAGTCACTCAGGGGGAAGAGACAGACATACACGGGCACTACAGATTGGGTAGTCAaggaaatgagttatttgtattcaAGTCAACCTCTCTCCATCAGCATAGCCTCCAATGACCATGGTGTTCCACAGGGGGTTCATCTTGGAGCGCCGGCTGTACGTAGCCCTGGTCAGCCATGAATGAATAGCTTTAGGGCTATAGCTGTGTCCATCTCCCAACAGTTCCTCATCGATCCTTAAAAAGAATTGGTTGTGAAAAAAGGAAGACAACGGAAGTCGGGGTTTCCATCCACCCCCAAAAGATGTTACCACAATCTTCCCcatttaaactaaaataaactaaaataaactacTTATTTGCAAACATTCTCAAATCTTCCACGCCAAGTCTCCCTGTCCTCTGCTGCAGCTTCAAGTTTCTCCACCCTAGAACTTCTTGAGGGGATAAAAAACAGTGTATtcccctccccacttggaaaCTACTCTTATTCTCGAGATGACTTACACCATTTGGCCGAGAACTTGCTTCAAATATTGGAAATCAGCGTAGTCTCCGGAAGCACCCAGCATGGTGCTGTTGTTGACTCGCATAATGCGAGAGATGTTGCGGAAACGAGCCAAGGAGCCGTAGGAGCCCAGCATGTCTGCTGCAATCACCACTCCGCCCTCAAACTTGACGCCCAGGACCGAGGTCCCGGTCACCATGGGGTTCCTGGAGAGAGAGGGTGGTCTGGAGAGGAGCGGCGCGGGGGGAGAGCCTGAGCCCGCTTCCCGCGTTGTGGGTTCCGCCTCTGACTTTCAACGGCTCCTTTCATTCTCCGGGACCCTCCTCCCCGAGCTCCCCCGCCGTTAGCGCGCCCCGGGGTGCCCCCTTCGCCTTCCCCGGCTCCCAGAACCTGCCGGCCGCACCAGGCCCCACGGTCCCTCCCCCTGCGCAGGCTAAGGCGCCGAGAGCTTACTGGGTGCGTGTAATCGGACCCCCGTAGAGCGCGGACGCCGGATCCACAGAGGAACCAGGAGTGGGCGGGATGCGGTAAAACTGCCCAGGGGCCGGTCCGCACCGCGACTCCAAAAGCGCTTCCATCTTAGTCACGGTAGCACGGGAAACGAAAGCGTTGGTGCCGACGGAAGCGGAAGTGATCCTTCAGTGCCACACCTTTCTTGTTCCTGCAAGCTACTTCCAGCTGCCATGTTGATAGGGTCAGTGCAGACCGTACCAGTGTCCCGGGTGGCGACCAAAACCCAGAGATGTGGAGTTGCCAGACGTCGTATCACATCGCGGTAGAGTCTGGACTAGAACAGTATTCTGACGCACAAATTCAAGGAAGGGGTGGGTGGTGTGGGAGATGGGTATGGGTCGTGGGTGGATGGGAGGGCGGGGCACTTCAAGACGCTGACGCTGAGCGAGGAAGCAGAAATTCTCCTTTCCGTTTTGGATccttatgaaaaacaaaaaacccacacgAAACTAACAGTGAACCCAGGATCATGTGGCATATTCgacccattttatatataagaaaccGAGACTTGTGTAGTGATTTACCCGATTACACAGCAAGTAGTAGAAGATCTGAGTCTTCAAACTCAATTAAAATAGGAATCATACAATTGCGCGTACCTTGGGGTGTATGATATCTCAGATGGATCACTCACTCTGTAGGACCTTGTACAAATCTCTGAAAGTTTCCTAATTGTCAAAGGCTCTTACCTGCCTCTTAAACATCAGAAAAATTCCATTGACTGTGGGAGTGTAACTAAATTACAGGCGTTCCCTTCTCAATGTGGTTCTGTAGCAAGGGCTGGAAGCAGTGTCTAGAATCAAACACTAAACCTAAAACCACTACTTTGCCACAACTCCCTTCACAACTAGATTCAAAATTTTTCACTCAGCAGGAAACCAAatcagttctgttttttaaaattccctgagTTAATTTGAACCAAAGCAATGCAAAAAATTTTAGcctaattgaaataaaatattttattaggtcATGAAACCTTGGAAAGGGAAGGGTCAAGATCTTGTGTCAGAGGCACCCAAATGATGCTCTTTGTATCACCTTTGGGACTTGAAAACTAGATAGTAGATTTTTTCTTCAAAGTAATAGCCACGTTCTCGCAAACCCCATATTCCAGGTGACTCTTGGACCTCTCTGAGGCTTACCTGGACAAATAGCAGGTGTCGTTTGTGATGACAAAAGGCTTACTGGGATTCCTCCAAAACTGCTTGAATACTTCACTTTCATAGCTACCAGAGTCCTCTTCATATGAACTTTAAAGCAATTAGCCATCAATTAATTGGCTATATCCTTGTTTAGAAGTGGCCTGAGGTGGCTTGCTGGTTTCTGGTCTCACTCCTTTCAAGGTCCCTAGATTAAGGCTCTGGTAGGGCCAGTACCAGTTCCAGAGATCAGGCAGGTGGTCAAATTCCACAgagtctaaaagaagaaaagtgaaaggaTCTAGAATCATTCAGCCTGGGAGTAGGATGACAGGGAAAGCAAACCACTAACATTTGATGATACAATATTCAGAGGAAGGTGACCAGCATGTCTTTTGTGCTAAGATGAAAACAAGACATAAGTTAAACTGAAGGGGAAACTTAAACTTAAAGGGAAACTTATAAgaagtttcttctctttttaaagcatttttaagttTGCCCAGTTTTCTATGGTTGGCTATTACTTCGAGTTTAATTAGTATTTAGCTCTCACCAGTGTTCGAGCTTTTAAGTCAATAATCATCAGACTGGTTTTGTATCATGTCAGGGTATCTCTGGTTATGGGGAATGTCTTGAAATTCTCAGAAAAGAATAACACTAGACTAAATTGGAATTAataatcaccatcatcaccacctcaCAAACATTTTCACTGCTCCATATTTTAGAAGTGGTATTTGAAACTTCAACTCCAAAAGAGTTAAGGATCATTTTTGACCTGCTCAGGGCCTGGCTCCAGGGGGCTGTAAcagaaatatgagaaagaaaatgtgtctaGCTTGTCCATGGCTGCACTACCCTGTGGGTATGCCCTGAGGATTTTTGTAATTTTACATCCTCTATAATTCAGTTCTGCAATATCTCTCTTGCAGGATGTGTCACACTTGTCTAAAGACTGACTTGCTAAAGCAAAAGTTccacaaaagcagaaacagattGTCTTTCAACAGTATCCCTTGATGCACAGAAGATTCAGATTCAGATGTGGTcctgtttatctttttttgttgccCATACTTTTGATATCATATCCatacttttgatgtcatatccaagaaatcattaccaAATGCAATGTTAAGAAGCGTTTccactatgttttcctctaagagttttgtactTTTAGTCCTTATGTTTAGATCTCTtagccattttgagttaaattttgtctATGGTGTAAGGTAAGTGTCTAACTTCATTCTTATACACGTAggtatccagttttctcaacatcgtttgttgaaaagactgtcttttcctcattgaatggtcttggcacccttgttgaaatcATTGATCATATgtgaggtttatttctgggttctctattttattccacatagtctatatgtctgtctttatgacagcaccacactgttttgattactgtagctttgtagtaagttttgaaatcagactgTACAAGacattattcttctttttcaagattgttttgttaaagatatctttaaattttatattttatggcatttttttccttttggtatagaattctaggtggacagttattttcttttggaactttaaatatgttatttcattttcttctggcttccattgtttTTGTTGAGAAGTCATCTGTTAGTCATACTGTTGTTTCTTTGAAGATAATGGGGCTTTTTTCTTCTGACTTCTTTTAAGATACCCAACAGTGTCTCTGATGTTCAACAGTGTTACTAGGATATGCCTAGCCATGGTTTTATTTGTACCTATCCTGCTTGAGtttgctgagcttcttgaatctgtggtttgatctctttcatcagttttggaaaattctcagccattatctctttaaatattgctttttccca
This sequence is a window from Globicephala melas chromosome 1, mGloMel1.2, whole genome shotgun sequence. Protein-coding genes within it:
- the PSMB4 gene encoding proteasome subunit beta type-4 — encoded protein: MEALLESRCGPAPGQFYRIPPTPGSSVDPASALYGGPITRTQNPMVTGTSVLGVKFEGGVVIAADMLGSYGSLARFRNISRIMRVNNSTMLGASGDYADFQYLKQVLGQMVIDEELLGDGHSYSPKAIHSWLTRATYSRRSKMNPLWNTMVIGGYADGESFLGYVDMLGVAYEAPSVATGYGAYLAQPLLREVLEKKPVLSQTEAQELVERCMRVLYYRDARSYNRFQIATVTEKGVEIEGPLSAETSWDIAHMISGFE